The following is a genomic window from Epinephelus moara isolate mb chromosome 17, YSFRI_EMoa_1.0, whole genome shotgun sequence.
TTCACTGAACACACATCTCCAGGGTAAAGTCCCAGGCAAAAGCCCATTTTTTTGTGTCCATTTTGTtgtgacccatctaccaccccaacctgcctccttccAAGCCctcgggactgcttccttgaTTACTGCTGTCAGTGCATTGATCtagtgatcgcagcctttcaaaatacatgggatatgtacaaatttgggtgcattgcttttcataggaaaacatacaaaaaattagtgagaacagcctgagtcATCACAGTGGATAAttcaagtgctgaacaacaactaCTTCCATTTTCAGctgggaaaagaaacacagatcTATTAAAGTAAAACCAGCCATTGCTGGACCAGTGAAAATTTGGTTGGACAAGAGCGTATTGACCAACCAATCAACCACTTGACAaccccaaaaaacaaatcatatgAAATCATTAATGTCCACAGACAAATGTCAACACATctgttcattttttgttgaatCACAGATGGTGAGTGCTCAGATGTGTCCTCAGGGCTGGACCTTTCATCGTGGCTACTGTTACACCCTCAGCACTGAGCACAAGGTGTCATGGAGCACAGCTAATAGGGCCTGCAGGGAGAGGTACAGCTACCATGGAGCTCACACACATTCTGTGTTTTAATGGATTAACAGACTTGGACAGAAATTGAGGCAGAAAGCATGGACATGCATGCCTCTAATTATTCGCACTTCATACATAAAAACTATATAAACTGAATTATACGCACCATGCATTATCCTTTAGAATGCAcaactttctctgtcttttttttttcagatataAAGGCACTCTAGCAAGTGTTCTCTCTAAAGTGGACATGGACTGGCTGTGGGACTTCAGTGGAAGAAAACCATTTTGGATAGGTGGGTATCCTTGAGTCATTTGTTGCAACaccattctgtttttttttcatcatgaatttttttattttttttcattgtagaGTACAACTATGCCACAACTTTTTGACTGACTTTTTGACTTTTCCCCTATTATATAAGGCCTGAATGACAGGGACGGCCGAGGATACTGGGAGTGGGCAGGCGGTGAGCCGGTCATCTACACTAACTGGAGAAAGACACCCCCTCGGTCCAAAATGAAGGGAAGCAAAAAGTGTGTCCTGGTATGGAGAAGAGCAAAGTGGCAAATCAGGGACTGCAAAACGAGCAGAGGTCATTCCTTTGTGTGTTCAATCAGAACTTGAATTAGAAAGACAGTGTATGGAGCATCACAGCCATGAGCCACTGTGTTCTCTCAGTAGGAGGAAGGACTGATCCTCGGGACATTTAATCTGCAGTACCAGAAAACATCTAATGAGGATCAAAGGGAACTTTGCTGGAACTATTTATATCATTTATAATGAGCTTAGTGACAATTATTGTGCCTAAAAAGTAACTTGCAACACTAAGTGGCATTGTTTACACTGCATTTATACTAATTAACCACTAAAAGTGTTGTTGTATATGTAAAGCTCACAAgagattttttcaaatgtatttagtgTATTTGCCTTTTTTCCAATGGAACCAAGGCTGGATTACCAACAGGGTCTCTTGTCCACCAGGGGCCCTGAAAGCCCCAGATTCACTGTGTGTACTCACTGTACAAATAATTTAGTGAATCTATTTGTTGATATTGTTCTTTGTGCAAATTTCCTACAGGTCATGCAACATTACCTGAGGCAGTCTGTGTCCAAATCTGGAATGCAGGCTTTTATTATTTAGATGTATATTGTGTTTGCATTGTGCATATTCCTaaattaatttgtgtttaatcaGATTACAACGACCTAACTGACACAGCCTTCCAGCAAAAGAGTATTGTCTGGTTTCCATGTCTACAGGCAAAATATAGTGAAAATGCTATTTGTagtctgctgtgtgtgctgtatttgATAGGAATTTGGAGATGATGGTGCTCATATACAATGCACAGACAGCAGTGGTATTGGTGGGGAGTATGGCTGGGTATCGGCACTTGATACCCTTAAGATAAGGACCAAagtaacccagtaccaagtagtgtCAAAACTTTGccagtcaaacgatacctgAATTCGACCTGTTTTATAGCCAgatctaaagaaaaaaaagacttgcagccaatcacagcgaGCATTCTTTCATTTAATGCGAtgtgtgattggcccactaccgCAGCAGCTTCAACCAGAGATGGGACAGAGTCGTTGTTTTGCCACAAGTAatagtctcaagtctttgcactgaAGTCCCAGGTCAAGTCCCACTCAAaactgacaagtcccaagtcaagtcccaagtcctaaactttgagtttcgagtccCCAAAAAGGTCATGATGCGATtttcattcaattcaattcaattcagttttattcataaagcccaatatcacatcacaatttgccttagagggctttacaacatacaacatccctctgttctttggaccctcacagcagataaggaaaaactcccgaAAAAGTTCatcaaatgtaatgccattttaacaacagagtaataatgtTGGCTAAGCAGTTTGATAACTGTGTTAATATTATGTTAATATTAGCCTCCGCTTACTGTTTTTTGTGCAGCTTCAAATTGTTGGATTTGTTTGTTGGAGTTGTTGCATCTCTGTCTGTTATTCTTGACCAGTACATTTGCAtattgcaaatgtttttttgtttttttgttttttggaccACTGCTTGGTTTTTGTATACAAACATACTTTTAAATTTCTGGATGTGGGGAAATGTATGAAGTATTTACaggtcaaaaggctcaagtccaagtgattTCACAAGTCACTGGGGTAAAGTTGTagtcgagttgcaagtcttttttgattttgtcaagtcaggTGTAaagtcaaatttgtgactcgagtctaacataagtccaagtcatgtgactcaggTCCACACCTGTGGCTTCAACCCATACAGCCTGGGGTGTGGTGAAGTTGAGAATGGTGTATATGACAGAGTTGACCACCAAAACGTTTGACAGTATAGCTATACTTCACCCTTGTGGTGTACCACGTTGGTACCTGATGGGTTACCTGCAAAAAGGTTTATAtaaatttatatatacatatatagtcACGAGCACggttaaaaatgaaatacaccCAGGTGGGCAGTGGATGAgagcaaaaatatatttcagtcaagaccactttagtcaaaaaaaaaccaacacaactttatttgcatttgcagtattacatATGGTGGtacagtatggctctgttctccagcctctctgccttttcttgTACCTATGCAGAAAGCGTAAGGcgaagagagcacacctctctgcccttccatgtgcatacaAGGACAGcctgaggttttatggtggtggaaggagcatgcttaaatgtttcctaacctggcagtgactGTGTGGAATGTTTTCGCCATCCTGGCATCAAgcgcagccagtgaaagagacttttcctctgctggatttgtaattcaagaacggagaacccagcttaatgtgagtgaccGTAGCCTGCCTGTGTTTAATCAGGGGTATGGGTTGGGTCGCGGGACCTTTCTTAACGGGtgctggcaggtgtagttttGACTTAGACAAAATGACGGGTAATGGGTTGGCTCTGGTACTGAGCTATACGGGTATGGGCGGGTTCTCATTATTCCAGTAATAGACATGTTAATTTGGCActgtaaactgaaaaaaaaaaccatcaaaATAAATGCCAAGATAAAATTCTAATCGatttgtgtaaattagcctgtCATGGTATATTTTATACAATCAGCTCatatgttttttcatttatacaaTGTGTTGGATTCCATTTAAAAATGGACTAATTTAATAAGTTGTAGAGATGTTCCTTGCAGTATTTACACACAGAATTAAATCAGTATTTGTGAGAGCTCCTacagtgtgattttagacaacaGACTTGAGTCTGTGATGTTTCCTGTAATTGAGCAAAGTAAGTCTGTGAACATCTACTCCAAAATGAGCTCATAAAAGAGGTAATGTTTTTTCCTCAGTTCATTGATAAGCCTTTGACTATGATCATCAGCAAGCCACCTGTCTATGGGTACAATAAAACAAGACTTAAAGTTGACATTTCTTCTCTGTTAATAAGCCGGTAttgttgttttcctctttttgaGAATTCAACACTATCAATGCTATTTAGATCTGGTCCAGTGGGTCCTCCCAAACACAAGGTTTAGCAGCAATGTGATTATCCCCATCATGTGATCTACAGCCGGAGTATGAAAGAGGGCCTTTTATATGAGCTGGAAGCAGTTCTCTGAGGTTTGCATGCACTGAAAGATACAGCAGATCCTCTTCAGCTTGGTAAGTTCAGCTAAAACAGCGTATGCTGTATCTAGATTCATATTTGAGTGTTTCACAAAGTAGCAGGACAACCTGAAATATTTGTGTAGTTTAAAATGAGTGCATATTATGGTTGAATACTGTAAATGATGATACATGTTCTTTGGCGCACTAGATGGTCAGGGGGAGTTTTGAGACAGTCATACTTTGATAATTTACCATACTGTTGAATGGACTACTTTGCTAGTAATTTAGTGCATTAGAAGCTTCTCACCTTACAGTGTATCTGCAGTCATGGGCCATGAAAAAGAcagtaaaatattttcatacaaAAGGCAGCCCTATTTTGAATAACCTTAACCTTGATATCAATGCCTCTCTGTGTTTACTGCACATTATAACCCATAATACGTATTAGAATAAAGAAGGCTTTCAGGTGACATAACACACACTATAGCTACAGTTTTGTAGGTCAACACATTCTGGTCTTAGTGGCTGTGATGAGGTCattattttctgtgctgctttaactgaaacatttttctctctctcacttctGATTTATGTGAGCATTTTATGTTAAGATGATGTCACCATGTCAGCTAGCTAACCATAGTATAACCATTAAACTACTGTCGCTGAGAAATATGATTTGTACTCTAGTTTATGTGTCCAGATTATTATTAAATGTGTCAGTCAACAGTTTAATTCAGTGTTCATTCAAAGGTCCAGTGCAGAGGTCTTcaatcagtacgtttacatgcacatttgagtggagctacagttataGCTCGACTAAGCCATTTAATAGGACTACTGTTCtcgtcccagtatacaagcacaggagaGGCATCGATTTATTAACCAAAGTATGTCCGACTCCGTTACGGGGGATGGTGATATGcctcctttcagcttgttagtattggacctttttctggttgacctattacatcacagaccacaAACAAGTTAGCCACGGGTAGCTTGTAGCAAACTGGAACCATGGTAAACAACTTTAtagctctgtacatttcgtcCATCCAAAAATGCATGGCTCTGGTTGCTATGTTGTTACTGGCTTCTCCTCCTGTTAATCATTTAAAAGCCTGGAGCAGATactgtggagcatgcacagagcacctaggccagtttggatccgattgactgtatactgtacatgcaggagtaattcaacTCCCAATTACATTATttgggtgtgttagtctgattgtgagaaattcgatttagtacaatttcagttggactaacgtgtttacatgcattttaaaagtctggttttagttggACTTACgcaataaatccattttctctaatgtcatgttaACATACTGACTGTTTTTCAGGCCAAGAACCCTTTAGAAAACAGTGAGACTGAGCAGGACCCCCCTGCTACATATAGTGTATAAACATGAGTTGCATATTTAACTGGGCAGATGGAGGTTGTTAGGCAGAGGGCCATATCGGCCTCAGGCTGCAGTCTTGACTTGTATCTTTTAGGTCAGTGAGGGAGGAAACTGCACTTCCACAAGGATAAGTTGTTGCAAAAggcaaaatatatattttcaaatatatttcaaatattttaaaaataaacaaacataaataaacactttCATCACACAAAGTCACCGACTCATAATTTTTCCGCCCCCTTGCATACCTCTGAGAACCCCCTGGTCCAGATTTTTTAACATGGTTGGTTAAAACGTCTGTGTCCAACGTACCAAACATCACCTAAAAAAACACTGGTTTGTAacatgacactgctttattcagtgtataaatcaccgggtctgtttgttttggagaggaagggacCTCTGTGGTTTTAGtgaaagtttcagctggttgcagtctgtaaTCCTTACCACCAGAAGCCACtgaatccccctaaatcttacacactggacctttaaaggcaCACACATGTTCAGGGAGAATAGACAGTCTTCCTgaacacaaatatttatccatatctcatGATCATCCggctttgatcctctgcctgaccctcgcTGTGTCCAAggatattaatttattttataggTCAACAGTATTTAATTGTTCTTTATCATCACACAATTATTAATACAAGCAGGGATTTTAATataaagtggtaaccactgtatgtgaatgcatgaatgggtcagacctgcgcagcactggatttgaaatgaactgcaataaactggagctgcagtgctttgattacctgctgtgaaacaacatgaccctcttccatttaaaatcaacatttcTTCTGAGATGATTTTGGTCAAAGTAACACACAAAGAATAATATTGTAAAGTTACTTATTACTTTCAGATGAAtgtaactagtaatatgtaatcTATTACATTTTGAGAATAACTTGCCCAACATTGGTCATCATTTGAGTTCAAAACCCCAAAACATCATCACCTACTGGCTCATCAGACTGTGTTCTGAGTCATTCATGTCTATTAACCATTTACTGTTTTGCTGTTTATTCAAGGCTTGATCATGACATAATCATCTGCTCCCCTAATCTTCATCAATACAAGTGAGGACAAACTGCTGAATTTTTCTGTCATGGATCATCACACCTCAGGCCAACACAGTCAACCCGGGCACAGCTCCAGCTTTCAGTGGCTTTCTTTTGCCTACCAGGACCTGACAGAAATCCCCTATGAATCCATCCTAACGCAAACAGAGACACTGGAGGTGCTGGACCTGAGTAACAATCTGCTGAATGAGTATCCTTTTCTTAATAACTAGAGGCTTAGAGACCAAGCACAGTGTTCCTTTGTTTTTTGCAAAgctggtgtgtgttttcttgcctTCCATGGCCCCACCAATAGTTACTGTGTAGGTtagacacaggtgtgccttTCACAGCAACACATGTTTGACTGGGGATCATTTGCAGAGTGAAAAATTTACATCTTTTAAACCTACATATATCTTTGTAAGGAAATAATCTATCAATCACATAAGCACTACAGTgtcatgcaaaagtttgggcacccctggtcaaattTTGTTGACTGTGAACAGTTAAATAAGTAGAGATGatctgatctccaaaaggcatgaagttaaagatgaaacatgcttttcaacattttaagcaagatcagATGTAcaattttaaagtgaaaaaagtAAGGAGCACTTTGctaaagtttgggcaccccaggacatttgagctctcagataactgttaccagggtctcagaccttaattaacttgttagggctatggcttgttcacagtcccCATTAGataaggccaggtgatgcaaatttcaaagctttataaatattctgactcctgaaaccttgttccaacaatcagcagccatgggctcttctaaacagctgcctagcactctgaaagctaaaataactgaatcccacaaagcaggagacgGCTATAAGAAGAtggcaaagtgttttcaggtagctgtttcctcagttcgtaatgtaattaaaaaatggaagttaacaggaactgtggaggtcaagttgaggtctggaagaccaaggaaactttctgagagagctgctggtAGGATtattagaaaggcaaatcaaaacccctgtttgactgcaaaagacctgcaggaagatttatcagactctggagtggtggtgcactgttctactgtgcagtgacacctgtacaaatacgACCtgcatggaagagtcatcagaagaaaacctttcctgtgtcctcaccacaaaattcagcatcagaagttcaaaattcagcatcagaagtttgcaaaggaacatctaaacaagcctgatgctttttggaaacaagtgtattttaaagccccttttagataggaattgtgcaaatttgcaggaaagcccaatcagtctctTCAGCATTGGcaatataaaagcaaaatcggggagtgcggcaaaatgctgcctacctacttttgtttattcagaatgcgccttttttggggcaatggggacgtgagcaagtaacaaaacgtgtagctcagcgcgtgatgtaaacagtgacgtgggagggaagctgcggctagtcagtccttccgtgattctctcgtaagttggcccaTTCTTCAttgttcctgtcatctgacggttaatagtctcttcgtttgcgagggcaaggttgcacgtgtggcgtcatcaacagctcctcccacaagtcatcaacagccccttcTGTGGCagaaattgggcacctcggatcaagttgctaatctggctctgtgtgtctaaacgctcacagcccaacattcgccgaaaatctgtcAGTGTGAAACGGGCTAAAGTAGAACTTTTTTGgatgcaatgagcaaaggtatgtttggagaaaaaagggtgcagaatttcatgaaaagaacacctgtccaactgttaacaggggtggatcgatcatgctttggcCTTCAGGGCTCGAAATTGCGACTGTTTTGGTCACATATGCGACCAAAATTTCATCTGTGCGACCTCAACATATAATTGGGAGCACTGGTTTTTCCCCCCCGAGTCGAATgtctcattcttcttcttctttggggtttcttggagatttgcaaacacgaTGCACTACTGCCACCAACTGTTCGgttgtggtttgtattttgacaggACAGCAGTGGCCGCAGGCGATGCGTCTgttcggttttggtgtgaatacacgtgtgctgcCGCAACGCTTGTGGAttgcttgcggtgtaaatgaggctagagttaaagttaaagtttgaaacagttttaataaagtagtgGATTTAGAAATACATgggttctgtttttttatttttatcgtggtatcgaatgagtatcgagaatcgtggaaattcactggtattggtattgaCTACTGAAATTCTAGTATTGCGACAAGCCTAgtaaggagctcccggaccACAGATTTATTATGATAGCTAGCTATCGGATCCCAAGATGGCatctattcattccaatggagctGCCAAACAAGTTTCTAGCCTCCTGGTTTATTTCCACGGTATGTGGCCCTCTGAGTATGTGCAGTCGTGCTTCTCCCACTGGCCCCGCCCGCGATTTCCATAGACTTTAcgttgtgatgatgtcacagatttttaaagagaaaaaaaattacgaAGAAAAAAACTTCCATAGATCAAAAATTCAGAATAGAAAATTCCtaactgaccttgtttgcagtttgaggtttcaaagacgtctcttttataatggtggcccaaggggaaaatgttttttgggccacaggaattttttcacagcaatgccatgagtggccactggaaaaaatTGGAAGGCAGGCTGAGCAGCGTTCCACGCAGCCTGACTGCTACCAGCTGCTTTTCAAATCTTCTGTGGTGGGTTGCACATTGTCAAAGCATCACACCTGTGCTGCCCATGGTCCCATCCTGCTGGCCGTTTATACAGACATAATTTTGGCACTGTTACTATGTCCTATACCCGCTTAAAGGCGAGATAACTCCATCCCCCCACAGTTTGGTGAGGTGGAATAACAGTgtgaaattcttttttttttttttataagatattttttgggcatttttagcctttatatgacaggacagacaagtgtgaaggggggagagagagagagggagtgacatgcagcaaagggccacaggctggagtcgaacccgggccgctgcggcaacagccttgtacatggggtgcctgctctaccactaagccaccgacgcccctacaGTGTGAAATTCTTGCCTTGAAGACACAGTGTAAAAGGGACTTATGATACAGTATATTGATGTATATTTCCTTAGTGAGTGACAAACCTGAGCAGTTTGAGTTTTATATGTTGTCCTTCATTCAGTCCTTTTGGAACCCGGCTCTGCTGGGTCAGCTGGAGAAGCTCAGCACTCTGATCCTGGACTGCAACAACTACACATCTCACATCAAGTTCCCCTACATGCTGAGTGTCACCACAGTGTGCATCAACAAGAACAAGATCAACAATCTGCCTGTGTTTGTGGAGGAAGTCAGACGAAAGTTTCCCAACATAAAGTGAGCCTGggattgttttgtgtgtctgtagaGGAAACGCCTGGAGTCAGTTCATATAgtcatcatttttttccctcctacTTTATGCTTCTATATATCCCTTTGTAATATAGGATCCTCAGTATGATGAACAATGAGGCAGCACCAAGCTATTTCAATGGAGGGAGTCTGACCCAGTACAAAGACTACAGGTGAGCATCAAGGTGCTTTTCACAGATCAGGTCACTAACTATAGAACCAAAATCAAGAATCCCTCTGTACACACTGtatattcatccatccattttctaacctcttatcctcttgagggtcacgggggggctggagcctatcccagctgacattgagcaagaggcagggtatactctggacaggtcgccagactatcacagggctgacacatagagacagacaaccattcacacctacggacaatttagagtcaccaattaacctgtccccaatctgcatgtttttggagtagccggagaaaacccacgctgacagggggagaacacgcaaactccacacagaagggctcccacacccgggatcgaacaggaaccctcttgctgtgaggcgacagtgctaaccaccacaccaccgtgccgccgtTGTATATTCATGTTTATGAAAAAAActcttatgttgtgttcacaccaaacacaatGTGAATTTTTGCAACGCATGTCTCGTGCAAGTTTGAACGCTAGAATACTTTATGTTGGCTGCCTTCATACACGCTAATAATTCACGTCCAATGTGCCTGAAATCGCTGaatcgatgaatgaacttctgccaatacatcctcaacgttattcatccccagaggatctcaatgctcATTGGCTGTTGTGGCGCAAATTGGTCGCTGAAATTCAGGGTTTTCAACTCTCGCAAAGAAACTTTTGACACGAAATTACCCTACTCACTTCATTTGTGCTGCTTATTTCACGTATTTTGTATCGTGTCCATCGCATTCATCCTGCTGCCGAGTGGGAATTTGTGTCTAATTGCATCTTTACATTGACCCTACATATTATTCACTtgtgcaaattgttttattattatatatacatatatatatatactgtgtgtgtgtatatatatatatatatatatatatacatatatacagtggtgtgaaaaagtgtttgcccccttcctgatttcttacttttttgcatgttttccgcacttaaatgtttcagatcatcaaacaaatttaaacattagtcaaagataacacaagtaaaNNNNNNNNNNNNNNNNNNNNNNNNNNNNNNNNNNNNNNNNNNNNNNNNNNNNNNNNNNNNNNNNNNNNNNNNNNNNNNNNNNNNNNNNNNNNNNNNNNNNNNNNNNNNNNNNNNNNNNNNNNNNNNNNNNNNNNNNNNNNNNNNNNNNNNNNNNNNNNCAGAACATTCCACTTCTTtgccttaaaaatgtctttggttGCTTTTGCAGTATGCTTCAGGTCAATGTCCATCTGCACTGTGAAGCATCGTCCAATGAGTTTTGAAGCATTTAGTTGAATCTGAGCAGATAATGTAGCCCCAAACACTTCAGCTTTCATCCTGCTGCTGAACAAAAGCAAACACATCCTGTTGATAACACATACATGGTTACAATAGTTCTGCGCAAAACTAGTGGAAATGCAGTCCGGTTCAttagatagcaccaaggtttCAAGAAACCTGAATGgaaccagttcaagaaccagTGCTAATTTGATGGAATGCAATATGGCATGTGCAGCAGTAATGGCctttcaaagtttgacatttttacttGTATTAGCACCCTCATCTGGTTCATCAATGCAAGAACATCATGCCAAAAAATGCCCTGTGTTTTCTCAAAATTGGACTAATAGTAATGTTATGTATGGACCATCATTTTACTTATAGtctaagggacagttcacctcaaaatcaaaaatccatatttttcctcttacctgtagtgctttttgtcagtctagatagttttggtgtgagatgcagagtgtttgagatatttagatgtctgctttctctccaacataaacaaaatagttggcactcagtttgtggtgctcaaagcaccaaaaaataagtttgaaaaacccaacagcaatgtctctttccagaaagcatgacctggttactgaagataatccacactTCTTGTTGTAAGCAGCTTCAA
Proteins encoded in this region:
- the LOC126404038 gene encoding leucine-rich repeat-containing protein 72 isoform X1, which codes for MDHHTSGQHSQPGHSSSFQWLSFAYQDLTEIPYESILTQTETLEVLDLSNNLLNENPALLGQLEKLSTLILDCNNYTSHIKFPYMLSVTTVCINKNKINNLPVFVEEVRRKFPNIKILSMMNNEAAPSYFNGGSLTQYKDYRQYVISQLPGLEILDDTEVLEKERIQARKTYRLQQSSHSSRKRKEDSSKKHTHMQKKTNTVISQ
- the LOC126404038 gene encoding uncharacterized protein LOC126404038 isoform X2 produces the protein MTAMGSSKQLPSTLKAKITESHKAGDGYKKMAKCFQSFWNPALLGQLEKLSTLILDCNNYTSHIKFPYMLSVTTVCINKNKINNLPVFVEEVRRKFPNIKILSMMNNEAAPSYFNGGSLTQYKDYRQYVISQLPGLEILDDTEVLEKERIQARKTYRLQQSSHSSRKRKEDSSKKHTHMQKKTNTVISQ